The following proteins come from a genomic window of Gynuella sunshinyii YC6258:
- a CDS encoding PrkA family serine protein kinase: MDIFSNYKERYTSRNQEEYSLEEYLELCKSDPMAYATAPERMLKAIGDPEFIDTSRDSRLSRIFSNKIIKRYPAFEEFHGMEEPIEHIVSYFKHAAQGLEERKQILYLLGPVGGGKSSLAEKLKALMEKIPFYAIKGSPVYETPLGLFDYDEDKDILEEKYGIPNRYLKTIMSPWAIKRLHDFGGDISKFRVIKLFPSIIDQIAISKTEPGDENNQDISSLVGKVDIRRLEEYAQNDPDAYSFSGGLCKANQGLMEFVEMFKAPIKVLHPLLTATQEGNYNATEGMSAIPFNGTILAHSNESEWQTFRNNKNNEAFLDRVYIVKVPYCTRVSEEINIYEKLLEHSSLRESPCAPDTLKMLAQFSVLSRLKEPENSNIYSKMRVYDGENLKDTDPKAKSHQEYKDAAGVDEGMNGLSTRFAFKILSKVFNFDPTEVAANPVHLLYVLEDQIEQAQFPQETHDLYLSHLKEYLAPRYIEFIGKEIQTAYLESYAEYGQNIFDRYVTYADFWIQDQEYRDPDTGEILDRSALNDELEKIEKPAGISNPKDFRNEIVNFVLRARANNNGKNPEWQSYEKLRAVIEKKMFSNTEDLLPVISFNPKSSTEDKRKHEDFVNRMVKRGYTEKQVRLLSEWYLRVRKSQ; encoded by the coding sequence ATGGATATTTTTAGTAACTACAAAGAACGTTATACATCCCGGAATCAGGAGGAGTATTCGCTCGAAGAGTATCTTGAGCTTTGTAAATCTGATCCAATGGCCTATGCAACCGCTCCAGAGCGGATGTTGAAAGCCATCGGTGATCCCGAATTTATAGACACTTCACGCGACTCCCGACTGAGTCGGATCTTCTCAAACAAAATCATCAAACGTTACCCCGCCTTCGAAGAATTTCATGGTATGGAAGAACCTATCGAACATATCGTCAGTTACTTCAAACACGCTGCTCAGGGGTTGGAAGAACGTAAACAGATTTTATATCTGCTTGGACCGGTCGGTGGTGGCAAATCCTCTCTGGCAGAAAAACTGAAAGCATTGATGGAAAAAATTCCTTTCTATGCTATCAAAGGTTCTCCGGTATACGAGACACCGCTGGGACTGTTTGACTACGATGAAGATAAAGACATTCTCGAAGAAAAATACGGCATCCCCAACCGTTACCTGAAAACCATCATGTCACCCTGGGCAATCAAGCGATTACATGATTTTGGCGGCGATATCAGCAAGTTCCGGGTGATCAAACTGTTTCCTTCCATCATTGATCAGATTGCCATCTCCAAAACTGAACCTGGCGATGAAAACAATCAGGATATTTCTTCACTGGTCGGGAAAGTGGATATCCGTCGATTGGAGGAATACGCTCAAAATGATCCTGATGCCTATTCGTTTTCCGGTGGCTTGTGTAAGGCCAACCAGGGGCTGATGGAATTTGTGGAGATGTTTAAAGCTCCAATCAAAGTGCTCCATCCGTTACTGACCGCCACGCAGGAAGGCAACTACAATGCGACTGAAGGCATGAGTGCCATTCCGTTTAACGGTACCATACTGGCACACTCTAACGAGTCAGAGTGGCAGACTTTTCGCAATAACAAAAACAATGAAGCTTTTCTGGATCGGGTTTACATCGTCAAAGTGCCTTATTGCACCCGCGTCAGCGAAGAAATCAATATTTACGAGAAGCTGTTGGAACACAGCTCCCTGAGAGAATCCCCCTGTGCTCCGGATACGCTAAAAATGTTGGCTCAGTTCAGTGTTCTGAGTCGACTCAAAGAACCTGAAAATTCCAATATCTATTCCAAGATGCGGGTCTATGACGGTGAGAATCTCAAGGATACTGATCCTAAAGCGAAGTCTCATCAGGAATACAAAGATGCTGCCGGTGTCGACGAAGGTATGAATGGTTTATCCACCCGGTTTGCATTCAAGATTCTGTCAAAGGTTTTTAACTTCGATCCAACTGAAGTGGCCGCCAACCCGGTACACCTGCTCTATGTGTTGGAGGATCAGATTGAACAGGCACAATTCCCACAGGAAACTCACGATCTGTACCTGTCACATCTGAAGGAATATCTGGCACCGCGTTATATCGAATTTATCGGCAAGGAAATTCAAACCGCTTACCTCGAAAGTTATGCAGAATACGGGCAAAACATTTTTGACCGTTATGTCACCTATGCTGACTTCTGGATACAGGACCAGGAATATCGGGATCCGGATACCGGTGAAATACTCGATCGTAGCGCACTGAATGACGAGCTGGAAAAAATCGAAAAACCGGCTGGCATCTCCAACCCGAAAGATTTCCGCAACGAGATCGTAAACTTCGTTCTGCGGGCCAGAGCCAACAACAATGGCAAGAATCCGGAATGGCAAAGCTACGAGAAACTGCGCGCAGTCATCGAGAAAAAAATGTTTTCCAACACCGAAGATCTACTGCCTGTTATTTCCTTCAATCCGAAATCGTCCACTGAGGACAAAAGAAAACATGAAGACTTCGTCAATCGCATGGTCAAACGCGGCTATACTGAAAAACAAGTGCGATTGCTGTCCGAATGGTATCTGAGAGTCAGAAAGTCTCAATAG
- a CDS encoding YeaH/YhbH family protein, whose amino-acid sequence MQNSYVIDRRLNGKNKSAVNRRRFLERYKKHIKKAVNEAVNRRSITDMEKGESITIPSRDIQEPHFSHGQGGRRTFVNPGNKEFSQGDRLRKPQGGGAGGNGAGQGASDSGEGMDEFTFNISQDEFLEFLFEDLALPNMVQKELRDMEEFTYRRAGYSTQGTPAKMNIVRSLRNAHARRIAMTGSSRRRIKELTAELESLEAKGPLADDEPRIEEIKDQIERIKRKMAGIPFIDDFDLRFNRHEKQPIPTNAAVMFCLMDVSGSMTQSTKDIAKRFFLLLYMFLRRNYEKIEVVFIRHHTSAKEVDEEEFFYSRETGGTIVSSALKLTDEIIKHRYPPSAWNIYVAQASDGDNWNDDSPVCRKILTEAIMPLVQYYSYIEITPRDHQALWYEYESIYGDFPDQFSMEQIVEAGEIYPVFRKLFQRREAA is encoded by the coding sequence ATGCAAAACAGTTATGTGATCGACCGGAGACTGAATGGTAAAAACAAAAGTGCGGTGAACCGGCGCCGCTTTCTTGAACGTTACAAGAAACACATCAAGAAAGCGGTTAATGAAGCGGTCAATCGTCGCTCAATCACCGATATGGAGAAGGGTGAATCGATCACTATTCCATCCCGGGATATTCAGGAACCACACTTTTCCCACGGCCAGGGCGGCCGGCGAACCTTTGTCAATCCTGGCAACAAGGAGTTCAGTCAGGGAGACCGGTTGCGCAAACCCCAAGGTGGCGGTGCCGGGGGAAACGGTGCCGGACAGGGTGCATCAGACAGCGGTGAAGGCATGGATGAGTTTACCTTTAATATCTCCCAGGACGAGTTTCTGGAGTTTCTGTTTGAGGATCTTGCCCTGCCAAACATGGTACAAAAAGAACTGCGTGACATGGAGGAGTTCACCTATCGTCGCGCGGGCTACTCCACTCAGGGTACTCCGGCAAAAATGAATATTGTGCGTAGTTTGCGCAATGCGCATGCCCGCAGAATTGCCATGACCGGGTCCAGCCGACGCCGAATCAAAGAACTGACGGCCGAACTGGAGTCACTGGAAGCCAAGGGCCCACTGGCCGACGATGAGCCCCGTATCGAGGAAATTAAAGATCAGATCGAACGCATCAAGCGAAAAATGGCCGGTATTCCCTTTATTGATGACTTCGACCTGCGGTTCAACCGTCATGAAAAACAGCCAATACCCACCAATGCTGCGGTGATGTTCTGCCTGATGGATGTTTCAGGATCCATGACCCAATCCACCAAGGATATTGCCAAACGTTTTTTTCTATTGCTCTATATGTTTTTGCGACGCAACTACGAAAAAATCGAAGTGGTGTTTATCCGCCACCATACCAGTGCCAAGGAAGTGGATGAGGAAGAGTTTTTCTACTCCCGCGAAACCGGCGGCACCATTGTCAGCAGCGCTCTTAAGCTGACAGACGAAATCATCAAGCACCGCTACCCACCTTCAGCCTGGAATATTTATGTGGCTCAGGCATCGGATGGTGATAACTGGAATGATGATTCGCCGGTATGCAGAAAAATTCTGACAGAAGCCATCATGCCATTGGTTCAGTACTACTCCTACATCGAAATCACCCCGCGGGATCATCAGGCCCTGTGGTATGAGTACGAAAGCATTTACGGTGATTTCCCGGATCAGTTCTCAATGGAACAAATTGTTGAAGCAGGCGAGATTTATCCTGTTTTCAGAAAACTGTTCCAACGCCGGGAAGCCGCTTAA
- a CDS encoding SpoVR family protein produces the protein MSKRASKPLSTGSDWTFELVQEYDRQIAKIAAEFKLDTYPNQIEIISSEQMMDAYSSVGMPVGYHHWSFGKQFLQTQQNYQRGRMGLAYEIVINSNPCIAYLMEENTMTMQALVIAHACYGHNSFFKNNYLFKTWTDADAIIDYLVFAKNFVQKCEERYGIAEVEKILDSCHALQNYGVDRYKRPVPISATEERERQNEREEYLQRQVNLLWRTIPANAEKGDLKHKSHFPEEPQENLLYFIEKNAPLLETWQRELVRIVRKIAQYFYPQRQTQVMNEGWATFWHYTILNEMYDRGLVTEGFIMEFLTSHSSVIYQPSFDAPYYSGINPYALGFAMFTDIRRICQHPTEEDRQWFPDIAGNDDWLGTLHFAMENFKDESFIQQFLSPKVIRDLHLFSILDDENIAEYEVLAIHNENGYQAIRHQLSEQYNLSVREPNIQVYEVDLRGDRSITLQHIRHNNIPLDQNSTTEVMKHLHRLWGFDVHLNSVDNDEIKQSFHMPPKKGDDKEREDSDLLKYV, from the coding sequence ATGAGTAAACGCGCGAGCAAACCCTTATCTACGGGATCGGACTGGACTTTTGAGTTAGTGCAGGAATATGACCGCCAGATCGCCAAAATTGCGGCGGAATTCAAACTTGATACCTATCCCAACCAGATCGAAATCATCAGCTCCGAACAAATGATGGATGCTTACTCATCCGTTGGCATGCCGGTGGGTTATCATCATTGGAGCTTCGGCAAGCAATTTCTACAGACGCAGCAGAACTACCAGCGCGGACGCATGGGGCTGGCTTATGAGATCGTCATCAACTCCAACCCGTGTATCGCCTATCTGATGGAAGAAAATACCATGACTATGCAGGCGCTGGTCATTGCGCATGCCTGTTATGGTCATAACTCATTCTTCAAGAACAACTATCTGTTTAAAACCTGGACCGATGCTGATGCCATCATCGACTATCTGGTATTTGCCAAGAACTTCGTGCAAAAGTGTGAAGAACGCTATGGTATCGCGGAAGTCGAGAAGATTCTGGATAGTTGCCATGCTTTGCAAAACTACGGAGTTGATCGCTATAAGCGGCCAGTACCAATCTCCGCAACCGAGGAACGGGAACGACAGAATGAACGCGAGGAGTACCTGCAACGGCAGGTAAATCTGCTGTGGCGTACTATCCCCGCTAACGCAGAAAAAGGGGATCTCAAACATAAATCTCACTTTCCCGAGGAACCACAGGAAAACCTCCTGTACTTCATTGAAAAAAATGCACCATTGCTGGAAACCTGGCAACGGGAACTGGTCAGAATAGTGCGTAAAATCGCACAATATTTCTATCCACAACGACAGACCCAGGTCATGAATGAAGGCTGGGCAACATTCTGGCATTACACTATCCTCAACGAAATGTATGACCGGGGACTAGTGACAGAAGGGTTCATCATGGAGTTTCTGACCTCACATTCGAGCGTGATTTATCAACCTTCGTTCGATGCGCCGTATTACAGTGGTATCAATCCATATGCACTTGGCTTTGCCATGTTTACCGATATCAGGCGAATCTGTCAGCACCCGACAGAGGAAGACCGACAATGGTTTCCTGACATCGCCGGCAATGATGACTGGCTGGGAACGCTGCACTTTGCCATGGAAAATTTCAAAGACGAAAGCTTTATCCAGCAGTTCTTGTCACCCAAAGTCATTCGCGATCTGCACTTGTTTTCCATTCTGGATGACGAAAATATCGCTGAGTACGAAGTGCTGGCCATTCACAACGAAAACGGTTATCAGGCTATTCGCCATCAACTTTCCGAGCAATATAACCTAAGTGTGCGGGAACCGAATATTCAGGTATATGAGGTTGACCTCCGTGGTGACCGTTCCATTACCTTGCAGCATATCCGTCACAACAACATCCCTCTGGATCAGAATTCAACGACGGAAGTAATGAAGCATTTACATCGATTGTGGGGGTTTGATGTGCACCTGAACTCTGTTGACAACGATGAAATCAAACAAAGCTTTCACATGCCTCCCAAAAAAGGTGATGACAAAGAGCGGGAAGACAGCGATCTGTTG